A genomic segment from Bradyrhizobium diazoefficiens USDA 110 encodes:
- a CDS encoding acyl-CoA dehydrogenase family protein: MDFDLSPKQKEWLDRVRSFMAKHVRPAVPVYDEQDRNGERWKVIPILEDLKKKAKAEGLWNMFMPPSEHEDDEFRGAGLTNLEYALLSEEMGRVTWASEVFNCSAPDTGNMEVFIRYATKEQKRKWLRPLMDGEIRSAFLMTEPAVASSDATNIETRIEKDGDHYVINGRKWWSSGVGDPRCKIAILMGKTDPKAAKHQQQSQILVPLDTPGIKVEKMLPVFGFDDAPHGHAQVLLDNVRVPKENILLGEGRGFEIAQGRLGPGRIHHCMRTIGKAEEALEKMVKRLSSRTAFGKKIIEHSVWEQRIGEARTDIEMNRLLCLKAADMMDKVGNKAAQLEIAMIKVAGPNMALKIIDQAIQAFGGAGVSDEAGLAKDYAHIRTLRLADGPDEVHNRAIARLEVRKYANSSTH, from the coding sequence ATGGATTTCGACCTGTCCCCCAAGCAGAAGGAATGGCTCGACCGCGTGCGGTCCTTCATGGCCAAGCACGTACGTCCCGCGGTGCCGGTCTATGACGAGCAGGATCGCAACGGCGAGCGCTGGAAGGTGATCCCGATCCTGGAGGACCTCAAGAAGAAGGCGAAGGCCGAAGGCCTCTGGAACATGTTCATGCCGCCGTCCGAGCATGAGGACGATGAATTCCGTGGCGCGGGATTGACCAATCTCGAATACGCGCTGCTGTCGGAAGAGATGGGCCGCGTCACCTGGGCCTCGGAAGTGTTCAACTGTTCCGCGCCCGACACCGGCAACATGGAAGTGTTCATCCGCTATGCCACCAAGGAGCAGAAGCGCAAATGGCTGCGGCCGCTGATGGACGGCGAGATCCGCTCGGCGTTCCTGATGACGGAACCGGCAGTGGCCTCGTCTGATGCCACCAACATCGAGACCCGCATCGAGAAGGACGGCGATCACTACGTCATCAACGGCCGCAAATGGTGGTCGTCCGGCGTCGGCGATCCCCGCTGCAAGATCGCGATCCTGATGGGCAAGACCGATCCGAAGGCCGCCAAGCACCAGCAGCAGTCGCAGATCCTGGTTCCGCTCGACACGCCAGGCATCAAGGTCGAGAAGATGCTCCCCGTCTTCGGCTTCGACGACGCGCCGCACGGCCACGCCCAGGTGCTGCTCGACAATGTGCGGGTGCCGAAGGAGAACATCCTGCTCGGCGAAGGCCGCGGCTTCGAGATCGCGCAGGGCCGCCTTGGCCCCGGCCGCATCCATCACTGCATGCGCACCATCGGCAAGGCCGAGGAGGCGCTGGAGAAGATGGTGAAGCGGCTCTCCTCGCGCACCGCGTTCGGCAAGAAGATCATCGAGCATTCGGTGTGGGAGCAGCGCATCGGCGAGGCGCGCACCGACATCGAGATGAATCGTCTGCTGTGCCTCAAGGCCGCCGACATGATGGACAAGGTCGGCAACAAGGCGGCGCAGCTCGAGATCGCCATGATCAAGGTCGCGGGCCCCAACATGGCGCTGAAGATCATCGATCAGGCGATCCAGGCCTTTGGCGGCGCCGGTGTCTCCGACGAGGCCGGCCTTGCCAAGGACTACGCCCACATCCGCACGCTCCGTCTCGCTGACGGTCCGGACGAGGTGCACAACCGCGCCATTGCCAGACTTGAAGTTCGGAAGTATGCAAACTCTTCCACGCACTAA
- a CDS encoding TetR/AcrR family transcriptional regulator → MASDHTRSAILAAAERLYADRGFGDVTLRDIVAEANVNLAAVNYHFGSKDELIAELFVSRSIATNRERLRELKAAEEEGGGRAPIEVILRALVGPTLRGCLGPENQRSTAARFMIRASIESVPPIRRIKNREIDHLRKFAGAMRRSLPDRSDVDIYWGLNFALAMAHHTIRESERLTKLSEGKCDLDDVEDVVARVVSVATMALTAGKAETKAPARALARDAR, encoded by the coding sequence ATGGCCAGCGATCATACGAGGTCTGCCATTCTCGCCGCCGCCGAACGGCTTTATGCCGATCGCGGCTTCGGCGACGTGACGCTGCGGGACATCGTCGCGGAGGCCAATGTCAACCTCGCGGCGGTGAACTATCATTTCGGCTCGAAGGACGAATTGATCGCGGAACTGTTCGTCTCCCGCTCGATCGCCACCAACCGCGAGCGCCTGCGCGAATTGAAGGCGGCGGAAGAAGAAGGCGGCGGCCGTGCGCCGATCGAGGTGATCCTGCGCGCCCTCGTCGGCCCGACCTTGCGCGGCTGCCTCGGCCCTGAGAACCAGCGCTCGACGGCGGCGCGCTTCATGATCCGCGCCTCGATCGAATCCGTGCCGCCAATCCGCCGCATCAAGAACCGCGAGATCGACCATCTGCGCAAATTCGCCGGCGCGATGCGAAGATCCCTGCCCGATCGCAGCGACGTCGACATCTACTGGGGCCTCAACTTCGCGCTCGCCATGGCCCACCACACCATCCGCGAGAGCGAGCGGCTGACCAAACTGTCGGAAGGCAAATGCGACCTCGACGACGTCGAGGACGTGGTTGCGCGCGTGGTCAGCGTGGCGACGATGGCGCTGACGGCGGGAAAGGCGGAGACGAAGGCGCCGGCACGCGCGCTGGCGAGAGACGCGCGCTAG
- a CDS encoding RidA family protein, with amino-acid sequence MKREALRVEPISSFLDRWKAPTSPVTRAGNMIFVAGLPPFDPDTGEIASAPIERQSEIIMEQMKLCLETAGASLDNVMKCNVYCTSTKHFAAFNAVYARYFPVDPPARIFVCTPEWFAPFDVEIDCIAMM; translated from the coding sequence ATGAAACGCGAAGCGCTCCGCGTCGAACCGATCTCGTCGTTTCTCGACCGCTGGAAGGCGCCGACCTCGCCGGTGACGCGCGCCGGCAACATGATCTTCGTCGCCGGGCTGCCGCCATTCGACCCTGACACCGGCGAGATCGCCTCCGCGCCGATCGAGCGGCAGAGCGAGATCATCATGGAACAGATGAAGCTGTGCCTGGAGACGGCCGGCGCCTCCCTCGACAACGTCATGAAGTGCAACGTCTACTGCACCTCGACGAAGCACTTCGCCGCGTTCAACGCGGTCTATGCGCGCTATTTCCCGGTCGATCCGCCGGCGCGGATCTTCGTCTGCACGCCGGAATGGTTCGCCCCCTTCGACGTCGAGATCGACTGCATCGCGATGATGTGA
- a CDS encoding 3-keto-5-aminohexanoate cleavage protein, whose amino-acid sequence MTGKTIITCAITGNLTKPEQSPYLPITPEQIATSALEAADAGAAIAHIHVRDPATGRPSMAIDLYREVVEKIRARNKSLVINLTTGPGGRFVPSIEDPRIAAAGTTLLPPEKRVEHVELLKPDICTLDLNTMNSGGEVVINTPRNVRIMAERMKAAGVLPEIELFDSGDCHLARDMFADGTLKGPGLFSLVLGVKYGFSATPETMFYARGLLPPGAVWSGFGIGRAEFPMVAQAFLLGGHVRVGMEDNLFMSKGVLAKTNAELVAHATGILKSLGASVATAAEARAMLGLG is encoded by the coding sequence ATGACCGGCAAAACCATCATCACCTGCGCCATCACCGGCAACCTGACCAAGCCCGAGCAGTCGCCGTATCTGCCGATCACGCCCGAGCAGATCGCGACATCTGCACTGGAGGCAGCTGACGCCGGTGCCGCCATCGCCCATATCCACGTGCGCGATCCCGCGACCGGTCGGCCGTCGATGGCGATCGACCTCTATCGCGAGGTGGTGGAAAAAATCCGCGCCCGCAACAAGAGCCTCGTCATCAATCTCACGACCGGCCCGGGCGGACGCTTTGTGCCTTCAATCGAGGATCCCCGCATCGCCGCTGCAGGCACCACGCTGCTTCCTCCCGAAAAGCGCGTCGAGCATGTCGAGCTGCTCAAGCCCGACATCTGCACGCTCGACCTCAACACCATGAACTCCGGCGGCGAGGTCGTGATCAACACGCCGCGCAACGTCCGTATCATGGCCGAGCGCATGAAGGCGGCCGGCGTGCTGCCGGAGATCGAGCTGTTCGATTCCGGCGACTGCCATCTGGCGCGCGATATGTTCGCCGACGGCACGCTGAAGGGGCCGGGCCTGTTCTCGCTCGTGCTCGGGGTCAAATACGGCTTCTCGGCGACGCCGGAGACGATGTTCTACGCCCGCGGCCTGCTGCCGCCGGGCGCGGTCTGGTCAGGCTTCGGCATCGGCCGCGCGGAATTCCCGATGGTGGCGCAGGCCTTTCTGCTCGGCGGCCACGTCCGCGTCGGCATGGAAGACAATCTCTTTATGTCCAAGGGCGTGCTGGCCAAGACCAATGCCGAGCTGGTCGCGCATGCCACAGGCATTTTGAAGAGCCTGGGTGCGAGCGTCGCAACTGCGGCGGAGGCGCGTGCGATGCTTGGGCTCGGCTGA
- a CDS encoding CaiB/BaiF CoA transferase family protein, translating to MSALPLSGIKILDLTRVLAGPLSAQMLGDLGAEVIKIERPGTGDDARAFGPPYLTDPEGKANNNNSFYLCANRNKKSVTVNIAKPEGQAIIRELAKDVDVFMENYKVGDLKRYGLDYETIKAINPGIIYCSVTGFGQTGPYAPRAGYDAILQAMGGLMSVTGHIDGEPGEGPMKVGPSIVDYMTGMNSSIGILSALYHRDANGGVGQHLDVCLLDTVIASLSHWLQIYLVNGKTPPRRGTWGNGGMPAGVFRCTDGELMLVVGNDGQFQRTCAVLGEPELANDKRFIKNNDRVVHGKEIMAIFAGLFLKKPVAYWLDKLEEAGVPSGPINNFEQVFSDPHVQSRGMRVKTEHKFEPELSLIRNALTFSETPIKNYRAPPLLGEHTKEVLGGKLGYDAGKIETLKQQGII from the coding sequence ATGTCGGCCTTGCCGCTCTCAGGCATCAAGATCCTTGACCTTACCCGCGTGCTCGCCGGGCCCCTGTCGGCCCAGATGCTGGGCGATCTCGGTGCGGAGGTCATCAAGATCGAGCGGCCGGGCACCGGCGACGACGCGCGTGCCTTCGGCCCGCCTTATCTGACCGACCCCGAGGGCAAGGCGAACAACAACAACTCGTTCTATCTCTGCGCCAACCGCAACAAGAAGTCGGTCACGGTCAACATCGCCAAGCCTGAGGGCCAGGCGATCATTCGCGAGCTTGCCAAGGACGTCGACGTCTTCATGGAGAACTACAAGGTCGGCGATCTCAAGCGCTACGGCCTCGACTACGAGACCATCAAGGCGATCAACCCCGGCATCATCTATTGCTCGGTGACCGGCTTCGGCCAGACCGGCCCGTACGCGCCGCGCGCCGGCTATGACGCCATCCTGCAGGCAATGGGCGGTCTGATGAGCGTCACCGGCCATATCGACGGCGAGCCGGGCGAGGGCCCGATGAAGGTCGGCCCGTCGATCGTCGATTACATGACCGGCATGAATTCCTCGATCGGCATTCTCTCGGCGCTCTACCATCGCGACGCCAATGGCGGTGTCGGACAGCATCTCGACGTCTGCCTGCTCGACACCGTGATTGCCTCGCTCAGCCACTGGCTCCAGATCTACCTCGTCAACGGCAAGACGCCGCCGCGCCGCGGCACATGGGGCAATGGCGGCATGCCGGCCGGCGTGTTCCGCTGCACCGACGGCGAGCTGATGCTGGTGGTCGGCAATGACGGTCAGTTTCAGCGCACCTGTGCGGTGCTCGGCGAGCCCGAGCTCGCCAACGATAAGCGCTTCATCAAGAACAACGACCGCGTCGTGCACGGCAAGGAGATCATGGCGATCTTCGCCGGCCTGTTCCTGAAGAAGCCGGTGGCCTACTGGCTCGACAAGCTGGAGGAGGCCGGCGTGCCGTCAGGTCCGATCAACAATTTCGAGCAGGTATTTTCCGATCCGCACGTCCAGTCGCGCGGCATGCGGGTGAAGACCGAGCACAAGTTCGAGCCGGAGCTGTCGCTGATCCGCAACGCGCTGACCTTCTCGGAGACCCCGATCAAGAACTACCGCGCCCCGCCGCTGCTCGGCGAGCACACAAAGGAGGTGCTCGGCGGCAAGCTCGGCTATGATGCGGGAAAGATCGAGACGCTGAAGCAGCAGGGCATTATCTGA
- a CDS encoding MFS transporter encodes MRFLKTDSRLIGVLLVLAITQLIGWGTIGLPPIVGRDLAADLGMSLPMVFAGTSTLYVTMGLCAPWLAKAFARHGARKVMMVGTVVAVPGYVVLYFAREPLLYFVAWVILGMGGSATLSTGAYIMLNEVAGRQAKNAIGALMLVTGLSSSIFWPTTSFLSGHFGWRGTCLVYAAMLILVSLPLYAFGAPRRNIMKDEGGSAAKPSDAPAIPRSTFNLVVIAITLNAFVNFGLGAVLIELLRAEGLAPAQAIAFGSMLGVIQVSARGLDFLGGGRWDGITTGLVAGTALPVAMLLLMLSEGATWAVAVFILLYGAGSGAMAVARATIPLVFYDQAEFAKAMSMIALPLNLASAISPPLLAALLTQFGSRGALGLTLVFSCATVLILVLLGRRRPQVAAAAVT; translated from the coding sequence ATGCGGTTCTTGAAGACTGACAGCAGGCTCATCGGGGTCCTGCTGGTGCTTGCAATCACCCAGCTCATCGGATGGGGAACGATCGGTCTTCCGCCGATCGTCGGCCGCGACCTTGCGGCCGATCTCGGCATGAGCCTGCCGATGGTGTTTGCGGGCACCTCCACGCTCTATGTCACCATGGGGCTGTGCGCGCCCTGGCTCGCCAAGGCGTTTGCGCGGCACGGTGCACGCAAGGTGATGATGGTGGGCACCGTCGTTGCCGTGCCGGGCTACGTCGTTCTGTATTTCGCGCGCGAGCCGCTGCTCTATTTCGTGGCCTGGGTCATTCTCGGCATGGGCGGCAGCGCCACGCTGTCGACCGGTGCCTATATCATGCTCAACGAGGTCGCCGGGCGCCAGGCCAAGAACGCCATCGGCGCGCTCATGCTGGTGACGGGCCTCTCAAGCAGCATCTTCTGGCCGACCACCTCGTTTCTCAGCGGCCATTTCGGCTGGCGGGGCACCTGCCTCGTCTACGCCGCCATGCTGATCCTGGTCTCGCTTCCGCTCTATGCCTTTGGCGCGCCGCGCCGGAATATCATGAAGGACGAAGGCGGCTCGGCTGCAAAACCTTCCGATGCGCCCGCGATTCCGCGAAGCACCTTCAATCTCGTCGTCATCGCGATCACGCTGAACGCCTTCGTGAATTTTGGTCTCGGTGCCGTGCTCATCGAGCTGCTGCGGGCGGAAGGGCTGGCGCCGGCCCAGGCCATTGCGTTCGGCTCGATGCTCGGCGTGATCCAGGTCAGCGCCCGCGGGCTGGACTTCCTCGGCGGGGGACGGTGGGACGGAATCACGACCGGGCTTGTCGCAGGCACAGCGCTCCCCGTCGCCATGCTGCTGCTGATGCTGAGCGAGGGGGCGACCTGGGCGGTCGCAGTCTTCATCCTGCTCTATGGTGCCGGCAGCGGTGCCATGGCGGTGGCGCGAGCGACGATTCCGCTCGTCTTCTACGACCAGGCCGAGTTCGCCAAGGCAATGTCGATGATCGCGCTGCCGCTCAATCTGGCCTCCGCGATCTCGCCGCCGCTCCTTGCAGCTCTGCTCACCCAGTTCGGCAGCCGCGGCGCGCTGGGCCTGACGCTGGTGTTTTCCTGCGCGACCGTGCTGATCCTGGTCCTGCTCGGCCGCCGCCGGCCGCAGGTGGCTGCGGCTGCCGTAACCTGA
- a CDS encoding 3-keto-5-aminohexanoate cleavage protein, whose translation MNPVVVAVAITGSVPRKKDNPAVPISPSEQIESTQQAFEAGATLAHIHVRNDDETPSSDPERFALVQEGIRKHCPWMIVQFSTGGRGRDPSARGSSLYLRPDMASLSTGSVNFPTIVYENSAALVETLATGMKEGGIRPEIEIFDLSHLHGARRLIEAGLIDPRPHVQFVMGVKNAMPADEHVLDILLGELRRLIPKATWTAAGIGRHQAEVMGWALARGADAVRTGLEDNIRVDKTRLAASNAELVTIAGEAVARHGRRVATAVEARSVLGIAR comes from the coding sequence ATGAACCCCGTTGTCGTTGCCGTCGCTATCACCGGCTCCGTTCCGCGCAAGAAGGACAATCCCGCGGTGCCGATCTCGCCGTCCGAGCAGATCGAGTCGACGCAACAAGCCTTCGAGGCCGGCGCCACGCTTGCCCATATCCATGTTCGCAACGATGACGAGACGCCGTCCTCCGACCCGGAGCGTTTTGCCCTGGTGCAGGAAGGCATCAGGAAGCACTGCCCATGGATGATCGTTCAGTTCTCGACCGGCGGGCGGGGCCGCGATCCCTCGGCGCGGGGATCGTCGCTCTATCTGAGGCCGGACATGGCCTCGCTGTCCACGGGATCGGTGAACTTTCCGACGATTGTCTACGAGAACAGCGCTGCCCTGGTCGAGACCCTCGCCACCGGCATGAAGGAAGGTGGCATCCGGCCGGAGATCGAGATCTTCGATTTATCGCATCTGCATGGCGCCCGCCGCCTGATCGAGGCGGGGCTGATCGACCCTCGTCCGCACGTGCAGTTCGTCATGGGCGTCAAGAACGCGATGCCGGCGGACGAGCATGTCCTCGATATCCTCCTGGGAGAGCTCAGGCGGCTGATCCCGAAAGCGACGTGGACCGCGGCCGGGATCGGGCGCCACCAAGCCGAGGTCATGGGCTGGGCGCTCGCGCGCGGCGCCGACGCGGTTCGCACCGGGCTCGAGGACAATATCAGGGTCGACAAGACGCGCCTCGCCGCCAGCAACGCAGAGCTCGTGACCATCGCGGGCGAGGCTGTCGCGCGCCACGGCCGGCGCGTCGCCACCGCAGTCGAGGCGCGATCCGTGCTCGGGATCGCGCGGTAG
- a CDS encoding MFS transporter, translated as MVTTRAMHHMSQSRKAAASGWIGSALEYYDFFIYATAASLIFPQIFFPSDNPTVAIVASLATYGVGYVARPIGAFVLGHWGDTHGRKTVLIVCMFLMGISTMAVGILPTYQQVGILAPILLVILRLVQGFAVAGEISGASSMILEHAPFGRRGFYASFALQGVQAGQILAAAVFLPLAAYMPTDAFNSWGWRIPFLLSFFVIVAGYIIRREVDETPAFAREGELGETPRAPIVQAIKLSWRDMLRVICMALMNVIPVVATIFGAAYAVQPAYGIGFAKDVYLWIPVLGNMLAVFVIPFVGHLSDKVGRKPPIIVGALLSGLLAFGYLYAISIRNVPLAILLSLLMWGVVYQGYNAIFPSFYPELFPTRTRVSAMAISQNIGTTITALLPALFATVAPPGSANIPLTVGAIAFGITIIAALAAVTARETYRINIEDLGNPEAVPMARADYERQRAGAASGAAAVPT; from the coding sequence ATGGTCACGACTCGCGCGATGCACCACATGAGTCAGTCGAGGAAGGCTGCTGCCAGCGGCTGGATCGGGTCGGCTCTCGAATATTATGACTTCTTCATCTACGCGACCGCTGCGTCGCTGATCTTCCCGCAGATCTTCTTTCCGTCGGACAATCCCACCGTCGCCATCGTCGCATCGCTGGCGACCTATGGTGTTGGATACGTGGCCCGGCCGATCGGCGCCTTCGTCCTCGGACATTGGGGCGACACCCATGGCCGCAAGACTGTTCTCATCGTCTGCATGTTCCTGATGGGCATCTCGACGATGGCGGTGGGTATCCTGCCGACCTATCAGCAAGTCGGCATCCTGGCGCCGATCCTGCTCGTCATCCTTCGCCTCGTGCAGGGATTTGCCGTGGCCGGTGAGATCTCCGGCGCAAGCTCGATGATTCTGGAGCATGCGCCGTTCGGCCGGCGCGGCTTCTATGCAAGCTTCGCCCTTCAGGGCGTGCAGGCCGGACAAATTCTCGCGGCCGCGGTCTTCCTGCCGCTGGCGGCCTATATGCCGACCGACGCCTTCAATAGCTGGGGCTGGCGGATTCCCTTCCTGCTCAGCTTCTTCGTCATCGTCGCAGGCTACATCATTCGCCGCGAAGTCGACGAAACCCCCGCCTTTGCCCGCGAGGGCGAGCTGGGAGAAACGCCGCGGGCGCCCATTGTCCAGGCCATCAAGCTGAGCTGGCGCGACATGCTCAGGGTCATCTGCATGGCTCTGATGAACGTCATCCCCGTCGTTGCGACCATCTTCGGTGCGGCCTACGCGGTCCAGCCCGCCTATGGCATCGGCTTTGCCAAGGACGTCTATCTCTGGATCCCAGTGCTCGGAAACATGCTGGCCGTGTTCGTCATTCCCTTCGTCGGCCATCTCTCCGACAAGGTCGGCCGCAAGCCTCCGATCATCGTGGGCGCGCTGCTCTCCGGCTTGCTCGCCTTCGGCTATCTCTATGCCATCAGCATCCGGAATGTGCCGCTGGCGATCCTGCTGTCCCTCCTGATGTGGGGCGTCGTCTACCAGGGCTACAACGCGATCTTCCCGAGTTTCTACCCGGAGCTCTTTCCGACGCGCACCCGTGTGTCGGCAATGGCGATCTCGCAGAACATCGGCACGACCATCACCGCGTTGCTTCCCGCTTTGTTTGCGACCGTGGCGCCTCCCGGCTCGGCCAACATTCCGTTGACGGTGGGGGCGATCGCCTTCGGCATCACGATCATCGCCGCGCTGGCGGCCGTCACGGCCCGGGAGACCTACCGGATCAACATCGAGGATCTCGGTAATCCTGAAGCCGTTCCGATGGCGCGCGCAGACTATGAGCGGCAGCGTGCGGGAGCGGCGAGCGGGGCTGCCGCAGTTCCGACCTGA